A stretch of DNA from Solea solea chromosome 11, fSolSol10.1, whole genome shotgun sequence:
tagtatagtatgtcgtccaaaatcacctaaaaatttcatagtatatagtatgtcgtccaaaatctgtcaaaaaatgtcatagtatagtatgtcgtccaaaatcagtcaaaaatgtcatagtatagtatgttgtccaaagtgtgaAAAAATGGGATAgtttatgttgtccaaaatttgacaaaaatgtcatagtttagtatgttgtccaaaatcagtgaaaaatgtcatagtatagtatgttgtccaaaatcagtgaaaaaagtcatagtatagtatgtcgtccaaaatccgtcaaaaatttcatagtatagtatgtcgtccaaaatcagtcaaaaaagtcatagtatagtaagtcgtccaaaatcagtcaaaaaagtcatagtatagtatgtcgtccaaaatgagacaaaaaagtcatagtatggtttgtcgtccaaaatgagacaaaaaagtcatagtatagtatgtcctccaaaatgagacaagaaagtcatagtatagtatgtcgtccaaaatctgtcaaaaaagtcatagtatagtatgttgtccaaaatgagacaaaaaagtcatagtatagtatgtcttgcaaaatcagtaaaaaaagtcacagtatagtatgtcgtccaaaatcagtcaaaaaagtcatagtatagtatgttgcccaaaatgagacaaaaaagtcatagtacattatgtcgtccaaaatcagtcaaaaaagtcatagtatagtatgtcgtccaaaatcagtcaaaaatgtcatagtatagtatgttgtccaaaaactgtcaaaaatgtcacagtatagtatgtcgtccaaaatcaatcaaaaaagtcatagtatagtatgtcgtccaaaatcacctaaaaatttcatagtatagtatgtcgtccaaaatctgtcaaaaaatgtcatagtatagtacatcgtccaaaatcagtcaaaaatgttatagtatagtatgtcgtccaaaatgttacaaaaatgtcatagtttagtacatcgtccaaaatcagtcaaaaatgttatagtatagtatgtcgtccaaaatgttacaaaaaagtcatagtatagtatatcgtccaaaatcagtcaaaaatgtcatggtatagtatgtcgtccaaaatcagtcaaaaatgtaatagtatagtatatctgTCCAAAATAACCCTACCTGTAAgcggtgggattcgaaccagtgtcccttataggctggttctgaatgggagcgtcacaaaccacgTCCACGACcacgtatgtcgtccaaaatcagtcaaaaatgtcatagtatagtatgttgtccaaagtgtgaaaaaaatgtgatagtttattatgttgtccaaaatttgaccaaaatgtcatagtttagtatgtcgtccaaaatgtgaaaaaatgtcatagtatagtatgtcgtccaaaatcagtcaaaaaagtcatagtatagtatgttgtccaaaatcagtcaaaaaagtcatagtatagtatgtcgtccaaaatcagtcaaaaaagtcatagtatagtatgtcgtccaaaatcagtcaaaaaagtcatagtatgtcgtccaaaatcagtcaaaaaagtcatagtatcgtatgtcgtccaaaatcagtgaaaaaagtcatagtttagtatgtcgtccaaaatcagtgaaaaaagtcatagtatagtatgtcgttcaaaatgagacaaaaaagtcatagtatagtatgtcgtccaaaatcagtgaaaaaagtcatagtatagtatgttgtccaaaatcagtgaaaaaagtcatagtatagtatgttgtccaaaatcagtcaaacatgtcatagtatagtatgtcgtccaaaatcagtcaaaaaaatcatagtatatagtatgtagtccaaaatcagtcaaaaaagtcatagtatagtatgtcgtccaaaatcagtcaaaaaagtcatagtatagtatgtcgtccaaaatcagtgaaaaaagtcatagtatcgtatgtcgtccaaaatcagtgaaaaaagtcatagtatagtatgtcgtccaaaatcagtgaaaaaagtcatagtatagtatgttgtccaaaatcagtgaaaaaagtcatattatagtatgttgtccaaaatcagtcaaaaatgtcatagtatagtatgtcgtccaaaatcagtcaaaaaaatcatagtatagtatgtcgtccaaaatcagtgaaaaaaatcatagtatagtatgtcgtccaaaatcagtcaaaaaagtcatattatagtatgtcgtccaaaatttgacaaaaatgtcatagtttaactgcaaaataatttccacttacacatgaatgggaaacggtcCAAAGATGGAGAAAACCACACAGAGGGCTTGTGAGTCTCTCTGCATGGAATTGTTATTATTCCACCCAAAACTTTgccgtgtaactcctcccaaagttttgagaaaaaacccacacatgttatatcaacgTGCGGCATgatcgggaatggtgtgctatgacttttctaagtgtttcgagtaaccatggccacaaaaattgcaaaaaactgcaaattatttccacatacacatgaaagGGAGACGGAGGGGCGTGTgaatctttctctctctctcttccctttaaaacttggtgttttaaaggttgattccaccaaaataccactttgtctaaatacttcaagttttaaagtgTTACTCCTTTACCAGCAAATGTCCTGCAGCCGACAACATCggcagcaagaacagcaggcACACTGGAAATTTCCCCCCGGAATTTTCTAGTTTGGTTTGTgagctttcagcagctcccacatttacatttgtgacaaacgggtgtgaattgacagagaaatcacagttttaaaatcaccctcgccTTGATTTTTCCAAAACTCCAAAGCAGAATTTCAACATGGGCGTGAATGAGAGCTTTGACCAGAACCTgcaagtcatatgaaaatgaaaacaacacacagggttagacgacaaccatagCTACGTATTGATGTGAAATGTTGTCTGTGTAGGTTTGAAATTGTGGGCAGAAGAAGAGTTTGATACAAACACGTGTGTAttttaaagtatgacgacactgtgacgctccaaagtgggcttagtttttctccttctttcgaCTGTTTCCCCAATTACAATTACTCGAAAgtcttataaaaaaaagtcatagcacaccattcccgatcAAGCCGCACGTTTGGATAAAACATGTGTCCGggttttttaaaaactgtgggaggagttacgaCGGAGGAGGAAACAGAATAAACGCAGTACGAACCTGAAATACCTTCTAATTTGACTGTACGTTGATTTAAATGAGGGAAATGTCAACACAGATAATGAGTTAGTGAGGATTCCCCAtgactctctcgctctctctccccctcgcTCTCCCCCCCCCGTCTTGTATGTGAttggctgctgtgaaaacacGCCTCCCTCTATAGAGGACGAACGAAGTTGGCTGCTGAGTGTCTTGAGTGTTTCATTTCACGGGCCACAGCACAGAGGGATTTTCtcataaaagacaaacaaaaccgATGTTTAGGACTTAAATGCAGGTTTAGGACGAAATCCACAGACTtagaaacaagaagaagaagaagaaaaagaagaagaaagacaggAGGGAAGAGATACCTGGGATAGTCCTCAGTCTGGATCGGCTCACCTTGTTCCAGAGATGGCTTTATCATCGTTAACCACAAGGCTGGAAAAAGCTCAGACGCACATGGCTGTGATGATGTGGGTGATGGCTCTCACGCTGCTCCTGCAGGGCTGCTGCCTGTGCAGTCGTGGACAAACCGCCACAGGATGCATGAAGTGGACCGTGGATGGAGAGAACGTTTGCTGTGATGCTTGTCATCCAGGTGAGTCATAAGACCTTTAGACCTTCAGACCTTTAGACCTTCAGACCCTGCTGTATGGGCAGTGTGTGCACGATAACTGCAATTATTAATGACTGTCCCTGCCTGGATgacctgtctgtgtgtattgttgttgttgttgttgttataaaataaaaacaatgaataaaataaacggAAAGGAACAACATGTGAATATGttattaatataatacaaaTCAGCTTGTGTTTAGCCTTCAACATCTCCAGTGGAGCCTGTTTTAAAGTGTTCATTTCACCATGCTGTACATCTGTGGATATAAATAATATTCCAGTCAATGGTGGTTTCCTGTCACCAATTGTAGTTTCAGTGGTTTTTCAGCTAATACCACAACAAAGAGATAAGACATGGATGATTCAACTGTCACCTCAAATCAGTTGGAGTTGTTAAATGTACTTGTATGCAGCACAGCAGCATGGTTTTAATACATGCAGGTGTTTTCTTCCAAACCTGTAAAGTCTCCAACACCACAGGTTTGGTGTCACACTTGAACTCTCGTTTCCTCGCGATTTGAGGAACTTTGTTAATCTTTTTGTTAATCTCATTAAAACAGctgttctctgtgtttgcagGAAACCGCCTCATTAAAGCCTGTGGTCCCAACGCAACAGACCTCTGCAAGCCCTGCGAGCCCGGGACCTTTTCAACCGACCGTTTGAACAACGTCTGTCCCACGTGTAAACAATGTGTAGGTATGTTAGTGTATCCCCACGGATGTATTTCTCCAGTTATGTGCAATCGGACCATCTTGTAGAGCTCTCCCTTTTTATGTCTCGGAATGTTTAGGTGCCCAGGTCCTGGTGAAGGAGTGCACAGCTACAACAGACACCAAGTGTGGCTGTGAAGAAGGACTCACCTGTGGCAACAAGGACTGTTCCTTCTGTGTGAGGAAGTGCAAGAAGGGCTACGAACCTACAGCGGATCGTAAGTAAAACCGACTCGCTCCACATGACCTTTGCatgtgcgcacgcacacacacacacacacacacacacacacactcacgcactaGATAAGTAAACTGAGTGGGTTTTTCTGCAGGTTCTTGCCGACCGTGTCCAGATGGAACCTTCAATGACAAACCTAATGAGAAGTGTAAACCCTGGAAAACCAAGTGAGATCTGGCTCTTTTTGCCGTTGTTGCTGTACTGATTTGATAAAAGATGAATACATGGGAAACttatctttttcattttcttaagGTGTCAACACCCAGGTGAACACATTGTGGCCGAGGGAGATACAATAAAAGACATTCAATGTGCTAACAGTACAGTTAGTCTAGTGCATAATAAACCCCCATCTGGTAAGGCTCTAATTATTATATTCTTTTGCTTGTTTTCATGTATTTGAAGCCAGTCTTAATTTCTTGCTGTTCTCCATCACCTACGACAGAACCCGTCTGGCCTTATctggttgtgtttgtgctgatcGGCCTGGCACTGGTCGCCTTCAGCGTCAGCAGCTTCATTGTGGTcttgaaaaacaagaaaagacagaagacaaaaaagGCGCCCACAAACCCGCCGATCATCAGAACCCCGACAGGTAAATATTTCTCTTTGTTTACTCTTCGTTTACTcttgttcatttctttattattcttatatatTGATCTGATGATTCTGAAGTCACGCGGCAAAATGTctaatttgtccttttttttttttcttttttttttttagatgatccTACAACATTAATAGCAATCGAGTGCAGTTTTCATGAAGCTCAGCAAGAACAAGGCGGCAGCTCAGAGTCAGTGGACTCCAAGGACTCCTCACATCAGCTCATTGCATGAACGAAGAGCAGGCAAGAAAAGCCTCACTGCAACATGTTGTAATCGAACCATGGATAAGAGCCTGATTAGCCACTTTGTCCTAAGATAATGTTACGGGCAACATTGTTGCTCTGTTATTACGCCAAGATGCAATTTTAGTAAGCAGGAAACATACACATGGGAGGGGAGGGGAATTCTGAAAGGGACCAAAACAAAGTGGGACTATTCGTCTATTCGTCATGTAAATTATGTTGTTCCCCCTATTCAAATGAGCTTGAGAGAAGAGTAGTCTTAAAATAGCAATGGAAGTTTCAAATCATCACAGTTTGACATTAGATAACAATAGCACATTCATTCCCAGAGCAGGCTGGGTACAGAGGTACATCCTGGACAAGGCCGCCAGATGAagagtgggtggggggggggaaggaaGAGTAACAACACAATACTTCTTTGGAACTACTATCAAATGAAGGAAATGAAGGAGTTATTAGCAAGTCTGCATAGTTTGAATGAGTGAGAATCAATTCCAcgctgtacagtgtgtgtgttactgtacaGCGCAGGTGGgagtaaaaaaggaaaaaaaagaagaaagacaaatgaAACCTAATGCTGAGCCCACACATTGTGTCCaaaatagatttgttgttttactaAAGTTCCAGCGTTCAACCAAGTGTTTACTGatctgtttcattttgttttcgttgcagcagcagcagcagcaactttgTTGTGTGAATGACTTAATTTATCAGGGAGTCTgttgtagttctttttttttttttttttacatcgtCTATGAATTGTATTTGCTTTGTGTAAAGATAAAATGGCTTTGTTAGATGCTGCCGTAAACACAGCTGCcacactgaaaagaaaaagaaagcaggCTACACTGTACAGTCCCGACCACTCTACAATGTCTTGATTTATTAGAGTGACAATGTCCAGTGAATGgaattcccttttttttgttgttgttatatatCAACCGTGAAACAAACGCACCAGTATGTCTGCAGTGTGTCGAGTAACAGGGACAAGTTAGGTTAAAGTTCAGCAGCTCTATTGTCAAGTTCAGACACGTCTCTTGAGCAAGAGCTTGACAATGGTGTGCGCTGTGTCCCGTGTTATGGAAATGAATTCAGATGTGATTCATCACGCACTCATTTGGCATTCCTATTAAATGCATCAGACAGATGGGAAAGCCTCGTGTTAAACACAATGACACCAGTGactaaagaaatgaaaatgaggcTCAGTGGTCATGTGGAAACCCCCCCACTGCCCTGTGTGCTCCCTTTTACTTTTGCTTGACTTATGTCACAGTTGGAGTGGGCAGCCAGATCAGACCAAgtggaacttttttttatttttgtacagtaCTTATTCTCTGAAGTGTAGCaggcatattttctttttcaactgtAATGGAAAATTTGAGTAACTATGTTACGTGTGGGCTCACACTGAGTGCGAGCCCACACCTATAGTGACGATGTTTATGAGTCACACGTTGGGTCTGGTGGGAGACCACAAAGATCATGAGTGACTTGTCAAcacagcgaggaggaggagaagaagaaggaggaggagtaacAGCAGACTGACAGAGGCAATAGAGTTTAATCTTATAAACTGAAGCACTTTTCTTATTTCACCTGTCAAATTATAACCAGTTGCCGTTTGCCATCGatacttttttattatgctgaacacTGGATTACACTGTGCCACATGCATTTGTTTACATGGTAGTATTATGAAATTTTTAAACaaccaataaaaaaatagatatattttttaatttgttgcacttttttttgtaacagaTTAGTTGCATTGATAGTGGTCCACCACTGAAGTGTCATATTTCATttgtggagaaagaaaaacaaagaaaaaggaagtgAGTAAATCAATCAGGGGTAACa
This window harbors:
- the tnfrsf9a gene encoding tumor necrosis factor receptor superfamily member 9a, producing MALSSLTTRLEKAQTHMAVMMWVMALTLLLQGCCLCSRGQTATGCMKWTVDGENVCCDACHPGNRLIKACGPNATDLCKPCEPGTFSTDRLNNVCPTCKQCVGAQVLVKECTATTDTKCGCEEGLTCGNKDCSFCVRKCKKGYEPTADRSCRPCPDGTFNDKPNEKCKPWKTKCQHPGEHIVAEGDTIKDIQCANSTVSLVHNKPPSEPVWPYLVVFVLIGLALVAFSVSSFIVVLKNKKRQKTKKAPTNPPIIRTPTDDPTTLIAIECSFHEAQQEQGGSSESVDSKDSSHQLIA